In a genomic window of Trichoderma atroviride chromosome 4, complete sequence:
- a CDS encoding uncharacterized protein (TransMembrane:1 (i75-95o)): METGSSARKISRRPSHEANQSSPGGNFAGADWPPDPCGPNGFAASDGARLAGPEVRRLAGILGATPWQPICRGTFFVLASALFFLFLFPTVPFSLTDFADSSLLRE; this comes from the exons ATGGAAACAGGGTCGT CCGCGAGGAAAATCAGTCGACGGCCCTCGCACGAGGCGAATCAGAGCAGCCCAGGCGGTAATTTTGcgggcgctgattggccgccAGACCCCTGCGGACCCAACGGATTTGCTGCTTCCGATGGCGCCAGGCTAGCAGGACCAGAAGTTAGAAGGCTAGCTGGCATTTTGGGAGCgacgccatggcagccaatTTGTCGTGGTACCTTTTTCGTACTCGCATCGGcgcttttcttcctctttctttttcccaccgtccctttttctttgacCGACTTTGCTGATTCAAGTCTCCTTCGAG aataa
- a CDS encoding uncharacterized protein (EggNog:ENOG41~TransMembrane:1 (o106-126i)), producing the protein MSKEYTYQDVAEHNTKKDIFVVIHDKVYNCSKFIDEHPGGEEVLLDVAGQDATEAFEDVGHSDEARETLEQLHVGDLKRQPGDPVPKAHTNTYSANNGSTTTGGGFGIYSVVAIGGLIGYLAFQYFKAEAEAKGQSA; encoded by the exons atgtccaagGAGTACACCTACCAGGATGTTGCCGAGCACAACACCAAGAAGGACATCTTCGTCGTGATCCACGACAAGGTCTACAACTGCAGCAAGTTCATCGACGAGCACCC TGGTGGCGAGGAGGTTCTGCTTGATGTCGCCGGCCAGGATGCCACCGAGGCTTTCGAGGATGTCGGCCACAGCGACGAGGCCCGCGAGActctggagcagctgcacgTTGGCGATCTGAAGCGCCAG CCCGGCGACCCTGTCCCCAAAGCCCACACCAACACCTACTCTGCCAACAACGGCTCCACCACCACTGGCGGCGGATTCGGCATCTACAGTGTTGTCGCTATTGGTGGCCTCATCGGCTATCTCGCCTTCCAGTACTTCAaggctgaggccgaggctaAGGGCCAGTCCGCCTAA